From Apium graveolens cultivar Ventura chromosome 9, ASM990537v1, whole genome shotgun sequence, the proteins below share one genomic window:
- the LOC141687129 gene encoding serine/threonine-protein kinase 52-like produces the protein MDSSTSDEIREVEKDEKLEIQGGGSKVNDTGSLTPKILTGKSPGSLSSKDMIFRADKIDLKSLDVQLEKHLSRVWSRNTDPLKPKEVWEIDLSKLDIKYLVARGTYGTIYRGTYDNQDVAVKLLDWGEEGTATTAETAALRASFRQEVAVWHQLDHPNVTKFIGASMGTSDLKIPSKAAASPSDGLANFPARACCVVVEFVPGGTLKSLLFKNRKKKLAFKIVVQLALDLARGLSYLHSKKIVHRDVKAENMLLDHQRNLKIADFGVARVEAQNPKDMTGETGTLGYMAPEVLDGKPYNRKCDVYSFGVCLWEIYCCDLPYMNLSFAEVSSAVVRQHLRPDIPRCCPSSFASIMKKCWDGNPEKRPEMDEAVRLLEAIDTSKGGGMIPEDQAGGCFCFAPMRGP, from the exons ATGGATTCCAGTACTAGTGATGAGATAAGGGAGGTTGAGAAAGATGAGAAGTTGGAAATTCAAGGGGGTGGTTCAAAGGTGAATGATACAGGTAGTTTAACCCCGAAAATTCTCACAGGGAAGAGTCCCGGGAGTCTTAGTAGCAAAGATATGATTTTTAGGGCTGATAAGATTGATCTCAAAAGCTTGGATGTTCAGCTGGAAAAGCACTTGAGCCGCGTTTGGTCTAGAAATACTGATCCTTTGAAACCCAAGGAGGTTTGGGAGATTGATTTGTCGAAGTTGGACATAAAATATCTTGTAGCTCGGGGAACATATGGTACAATATATCGTGGTACTTATGATAACCAAGATGTTGCAG TGAAACTGTTGGATTGGGGGGAGGAAGGCACGGCCACTACTGCAGAAACTGCTGCTTTGAGAGCATCATTTCGCCAAGAGGTTGCTGTTTGGCACCAGCTTGACCATCCAAATGTGACGAAA TTTATTGGTGCTTCTATGGGAACTTCAGATCTTAAGATTCCTTCCAAAGCCGCTGCATCTCCGAGTGATGGTTTAGCTAACTTCCCTGCCAGGGCGTGTTGTGTTGTCGTGGAATTCGTTCCAGGAGGAACACTGAAAAGCTTACTGTTCAAAAACCGGAAGAAGAAACTTGCATTCAAAATCGTGGTCCAGCTTGCACTGGATCTAGCCAGAGG ATTGAGCTATTTACATTCAAAGAAGATAGTTCATCGAGATGTTAAGGCTGAAAACATGTTACTAGATCATCAGAGAAATCTAAAAATTGCTGATTTTGGTGTTGCTCGAGTTGAAGCTCAGAATCCGAAGGACATGACTGGTGAAACTGGGACACTTGGCTACATGGCACCAGAG GTTCTTGATGGCAAGCCGTATAACAGAAAATGTGATGTCTACAGCTTTGGCGTATGCTTGTGGGAAATTTATTGCTGTGATCTTCCTTACATGAATCTGAGCTTTGCTGAAGTTTCATCTGCTGTTGTCCGACAG CATCTGCGGCCAGATATTCCTCGATGTTGCCCAAGTTCTTTCGCAAGCATCATGAAAAAATGTTGGGATGGAAATCCAGAGAAACGCCCTGAAATGGATGAGGCTGTGAGGTTGTTAGAAGCAATCGATACCAGCAAGGGAGGAGGAATGATTCCAGAAGACCAGGCTGGCGGCTGTTTCTGCTTTGCTCCCATGCGTGGTCCTTAA